One Purpureocillium takamizusanense chromosome 1, complete sequence genomic window carries:
- a CDS encoding uncharacterized protein (EggNog:ENOG50KOG0586~COG:T), producing MGSVTEMESAYEYGRCSGCFRNHQLPPFSLRSHTASIQSSTTTPESQGHDHEPNLRTWSIPRPNIQPDSAPDGQSDAPNLTPRAPPILPRFCTVKNVTLPVDDLDLGSLPESDFAEYARSVASVRTCLLREAWLPLCPVAVENDESLAFPAASTSSHLVLQQQLADEAIEAAADAMTPINPNMGLSLPPGRPICITPPLSPVSSSEPASPFIPGPDGSIVDLVSEASSPVPPLVQQLQSQLRYGGLDSDVAAPPTTVTTSPLLTCLDYELGQTSIADLIVDVPLSAVNSDPPSANETLTAIRLPVMPDSSDSTSHEEICDKYFDDALVTFLDSRRSELSAILDHEQLCSYDTNSRIPVPSVDTETPEAQGPFDTWTARQHLSKLLVGSYALMGHLVTSISQTALLDSELRWNPLPRGVGKLSLHEELTQASASQQDDFLEDRPWIQVLTMRDSIRIKATEDPEPELSDVSEPATDDTLACHTTETDIRQLPLDISRAVPQQPTGFPTVGHGEIVDDNCPRSLHAEDISSTARLLNDFIALRGVKRRRLSGSKTLGQGPTRQAAQPQLSATRHRQQSVPQHQKEPRRAPQPVFEIPDQKGPCIVSLTLDRSIIRQLETYLPPELLVDRDFSLLGADRPFPEAGTQGQYDCLAAIDADVCLTPTMGLIATSLVKVRQKPLPGSQGRAPLRDRIYNASLKYETLIVLVSESNMAGEFSGSLSPSDLASYADFARFANSLCTRVPTFLVPGANGTLAQWILAFLCHCSTGTASLANVITLEESPWELFFRRAGLNAMSAQIISKSLLAEYGNSGLAEFLDLPMQMKIAKYGTVLGGHKALARCSRLLGRSWL from the exons ATGGGATCTGTCACTGAGATGGAGTCCGCTTACGAGTACGGCCGTTGCTCTGGATGTTTTCGAAACCATCAACTACCACCATTCTCCCTTCGCAGCCACACAGCGTCTATTCAATCCTCGACTACAACACCAGAGTCCCAAGGTCACGACCACGAACCAAACCTGCGGACCTGGTCTATCCCTCGTCCAAACATACAACCGGACTCCGCCCCAGATGGGCAATCCGACGCCCCTAATTTGACaccgcgagcgcctccgATTCTGCCACGGTTTTGCACAGTCAAGAACGTCACCTTGCCTGTGGATGACCTCGATCTTGGCTCACTTCCGGAGAGTGATTTCGCCGAGTATGCCAGGTCTGTTGCATCTGTGCGGACTTGCCTCCTTCGCGAGGCCTGGCTGCCCCTTTGCCCTGTCGCGGTGGAAAACGATGAGTCTTTGGCATTTCCAGCAGCCTCCACGAGTTCACATCTGGTCTTGCAACAGCAATTAGCAGACGAGGCGATTGAAGCAGCTGCTGATGCAATGACACCCATAAATCCGAATATGGGACTATCACTG CCTCCCGGCCGACCGATATGTATCACACCGCCGCTTTCTCCTGTTTCCAGCTCTGAACCGGCCTCACCATTCATACCGGGACCAGACGGTAGCATCGTTGACCTCGTGTCTGAAGCAAGCAGTCCAGTTCCGCCTCTGGTGCAGCAACTCCAATCACAGCTGCGCTACGGAGGTCTCGATTCAGACGTCGCGGCCCCGCCTACCACTGTTACCACATCGCCACTGCTGACTTGTCTAGACTACGAGTTGGGCCAAACGTCGATCGCTGACCTGATTGTCGATGTACCTTTGTCTGCTGTGAACTCGGATCCTCCCTCTGCGAACGAAACCTTGACCGCAATCCGACTTCCTGTTATGCCAGATAGTTCCGATTCGACTTCCCACGAAGAGATCTGCGACAAATACTTTGACGACGCGCTGGTGACCTTTCTGGACAGTCGTCGTTCCGAACTCTCCGCCATACTTGATCATGAACAGCTATGCTCCTACGACACCAACTCACGTATCCCAGTGCCGTCTGTGGACACTGAAACCCCCGAGGCACAGGGGCCATTTGATACGTGGACAGCTAGACAGCACCTCTccaagctcctcgtcgggtcATACGCACTGATGGGACACCTGGTGACTAGCATATCGCAGACTGCATTGCTTGACAGTGAGCTGAGATGGAATCCACTACCGCGTGGTGTTGGGAAGTTAAGTCTCCATGAAGAGTTGACtcaggcgtcggcgagccagcAGGACGACTTTCTCGAGGATCGGCCATGGATACAAGTCCTCACAATGCGCGACTCGATCAGAATCAAAGCGACAGAAGACCCAGAGCCGGAGTTGTCAGATGTTTCAGAACCTGCCACCGACGATACACTCGCCTGTCACACAACGGAAACCGACATTCGACAGCTCCCTTTAGACATTTCCCGAGCTGTTCCTCAGCAGCCAACAGGATTTCCGACTGTTGGGCATGGTGAGATTGTTGACGACAACTGCCCGCGAAGCCTGCACGCCGAGGACATCTCAAGCACCGCTAGGCTCTTGAACGACTTCATTGCCTTGCGGGGTGTtaagcggcggcggctatcGGGCTCAAAAACGCTGGGACAAGGCCCAACTCGACAGGCCGCTCAGCCGCAGTTGTCAGCGACTCGCCATCGGCAACAGTCAGTGCCTCAACATCAGAAAGAGCCGAGGCGAGCACCGCAGCCTGTCTTCGAGATACCGGACCAGAAAGGGCCCTGCATTGTGTCACTGACGCTCGATCGATCCATCATACGTCAGTTGGAGACCTACTTGCCGCCGGAGCTCTTGGTCGACCGAGACTTCTCGTTGCTTGGCGCTGATAGACCTTTCCCCGAAGCGGGAACTCAAGGCCAATATGACTGCTTGGCTGCGATAGACGCCGATGTATGCCTGACACCAACGATGGGGCTTATAGCCACGAGCCTCGTCAAGGTTAGGCAAAAGCCTCTTCCAGGGTCACAAGGGCGCGCCCCTCTTCGGGACCGGATATACAATGCCAGTCTCAAATACGAGACTTTAATCGTTCTCGTTTCCGAGTCGAATATGGCGGGCGAGTTTAGCGGTAGTCTCAGCCCGTCCGACTTGGCGTCGTACGCCGACTTTGCTCGCTTTGCGAATAGCCTTTGTACAAGGGTACCGACATTTCTTGTTCCAGGCGCCAACGGCACACTTGCGCAATGGATTCTGGCCTTCTTGTGTCATTGCAGTACAGGGACAGCCAGTCTCGCAAATGTCATCACTTTGGAAGAATCACCCTGGGAGCTTTTCTTCCGTCGAGCTGGGTTGAACGCCATGAGTGCTCAAATCATATCCAAGTCTCTCCTTGCGGAGTATGGAAATTCTGGCCTTGCAGAGTTCCTCGACTTGCCGATGCAGATGAAGATTGCAAAGTATGGCACCGTGCTAGGAGGGCATAAAGCGCTCGCCAGATGTAGCAGGCTGCTGGGTAGGTCCTGGCTTTGA
- a CDS encoding uncharacterized protein (COG:S~EggNog:ENOG503P0KI) codes for MAIYSAVPPPEELVSNQLPPQTPSTPVTNGAIDIDAWTIQALQSLSISPVARGTGTPLAINIDDCKVTVKTEARALDPARSKTPDVPRRPPSARDSQRKRDALLRGKEGSRQRRRWENDRLIGVPNVQPPLPSDWEVRPAHPVRRVPYQLAQFWDRGVRQRIEDKTSALQAARKKQQRNAGSATGLGVGEVPRDLRESAKRNPVIRSWVRSLEDPVRQYLVDEQGRRRRGETEQRSDSIETDDELDSEDEEIVFVGRKSAMRELKEKREARHKMARREVEHETVDSGLVFDSFGEGENAAFKRWLTHSISDYYGLASRSVVVRNSCKVVYVGLHQGHHLSKPSFGSLPVPLWQLC; via the exons atggccatATATAGCGCCGTGCCTCCGCCGGAGGAACTCGTGTCGAACCAGTTGCCGCCGCAGACACCCTCGACGCCCGTTACCAATGGCGCCATTGACATCGACGCCTGGACGATCCAGGCTCTCCAATCGTTGAGCATctcccccgtcgcccgcggcaccggcacccCCCTCGCCATCAACATCGACGACTGCAAGGTCACGGTCAAGACCGAGGCTCGCGCCCTTGACCCCGCCCGGTCGAAGACGCCAGAcgtcccgcggcggccgccgtctgcgcGGGACAGTCAGCGCAAGCGGGACGCTCTTCTCCGAGGCAAGGAGGGCagccggcaacggcgtcgCTGGGAGAACG ATCGTCTCATCGGGGTTCCAAACGTGCAaccgccgttgccgtccgACTGGGAGGTCCGTCCGGCTCaccccgtccgccgcgttCCATATCAGCTCGCCCAGTTCTGGGACCGAGGCGTGCGGCAGCGGATTGAAGACAAGACGTCGGCTctccaggccgcccgcaagaagcagcagcgcaatgccggcagcgccaccggcctGGGTGTCGGCGAGGTGCCCCGCGATCTGAGGGAGTCGGCCAAGCGCAACCCGGTCATCCGGAGCTGGGTGCGATCCCTCGAAGATCCCGTGCGGCAatacctcgtcgacgagcaaggccgccgccgacggggcgAGACAGAGCAGCGGTCAGACAGCATCGaaaccgacgacgagctggactctgaggacgaggagattGTCTTTGTCGGACGTAAGAGCGCGATGAGggagctcaaggagaagcGGGAGGCGAGGCATAAAATGGCCCGGCGCGAAGTTGAGCACGAGACTGTTGATTcgggcctcgtcttcgactcgtttggcgagggcgaaaaCGCCGCCTTCAA GCGCTGGCTCACCCACTCCATTTCCGACTACTACGGCCTTGCATCACGGTCCGTTGTTGTTCGCAACTCGTGCAAGGTCGTGTACGTTGGCCTGCATCAAGGTCACCACCTGTCAAAGCCCTCCTTTGGGAGTCTGCCCGTGCCGTTGTGGCAGTTGTGCTAA
- a CDS encoding uncharacterized protein (EggNog:ENOG503NX4G~COG:S), producing the protein MSKYAKNQPNGFRNAIERVAIVGAGGTVGSHIVASLLATGNHKVTALSRKDSSNNPPEGVLVAPVDYDDEASLVTALKDQQFLIISLSPSAPRDTHSKLVRAAAQAGVPYVMPNGYGGDVEDSKLGRESLLGPVARAQRDEIEKLGMRWITVCCGFWYDYSLGGGEARFGFDFDRRSVTIFDDGRTKNSTSTLAQVGRAVAKVLSLKELPDDEKDKSLTLAAFLDKGVYVTSFVVSQNDMLESVKRVTGTADADWTITHESTKQRYDEGLAQVQAGNMAGFAKMLYGRAFFPGDASDMSAKAQNELLGLPEESLDECTEAAIALARKLQLRAERMAT; encoded by the exons ATGTCCAAGTACGCCAAAAACCAGCCGAACGGCTTCAGAAATGCCATAGAGAGAGTTGCCATTGTCGGG GCTGGAGGCACCGTTGGGTCGCACATTGTCGCCTCCCTGCTTGCCACCGGGAATCACAAAGTCACGGCCCTCTCCCGCAAggacagcagcaacaacccCCCCGAGggtgtcctcgtcgcccccgtcgactacgacgacgaggccagcctcgtcaccgccctcaAGGACCAGCAGTTCCTCATCATCTCGTTGagcccctcggcgccgcgcgacaCCCACAGCAAGCTCgtccgagccgccgcccaggccggcgtgcCCTACGTCATGCCCAACGGgtacggcggcgacgtcgaggacagCAAACTTGGCCGGGAGTCGCTGCTGGGTCCCGTGGCGAGGGCCCAGAGGGACGAGATCGAGAAGCTCGGGATGCGGTGGATCACCGTGTGCTGCGGGTTTTGGTACGACTATAGTttggggggcggcgaggcgcgcttCGGATTCGACTTTGACAGGCGCTCCGTGACGATATTCGACGACGGTCGCACCAAGaactcgacgtcgacgttggcgcAGGTCGGACGCGCGGTGGCCAAGGTGCTGAGCCTAAAGGAGCtccccgacgacgaaaaGGACAAGAGCCTTACCCTAGCGGCGTTCCTCGACAAGGGCGTGTACGTCACGAGCTTCGTGGTCAGCCAAAACGACATGCTGGAGAGCGTCAAGCGCGTGACGGGCACCGCAGATGCCGACTGGACGATTACCCACGAGAGCACCAAGCAGCGGtacgacgagggcctcgcgcaggTCCAGGCCGGGAACATGGCGGGCTTCGCCAAGATGCTGTATGGGAGGGCGTTCTTCCCGGGCGATGCGAGCGACATGTCCGCCAAGGCGCAGAACGAGCTGCTTGGGCTGCCGGAGGAGAGCCTGGATGAGTGTACCGAGGCGGCCATTGCCCTTGCCCGGAAGCTGCAGCTTCGTGCCGAGCGCATGGCGACCTAG
- a CDS encoding uncharacterized protein (EggNog:ENOG503NZC9~COG:K), with amino-acid sequence MAFPHILGVALGSDSPPKMHSFAYNFGVRPEEASQAHDVLGKLISEDDLGFFSGVYFSELAPIADLMDSAIYAQRCRDYYRSPGSAAAAFAAAAAGVAALGSFLSPDRHPRESEMVQYAKAILDDPASMRMPSVDYIVAWGLRMLYLRATAFPNSAWIASCTVMHLCEAVGLHEEDNIKKMASVSDAATTGYDADRLRRIFWTAWAGHNILSYEYDRSPVRFRALTCQAIVPAAGSVADQFVRIAQVIPAPNSPFRLECQQPLASPREELFERIKALSKLECTHPFLVMTKADLAFCFYRRIYQLKMDITDEIIQLIIESGNAAVGAAEQLAGQGRLFWNVIGSVFHYTCVLLAIDTPAASMHIAAAFKGLEKLVVAADTGLTREALSMARHLLSLKKDKKRKELAQLEAVEAGYQLFEEPLEESEAVVTAPEMGWGWDWSQFLVEPYLSMLGSDVQL; translated from the coding sequence ATGGCGTTCCCGCACATTCTGGGCGTGGCGCTGGGTTCCGACAGCCCTCCCAAGATGCACTCGTTTGCTTACAACTTTGGCGTTCGCCCCGAGGAGGCTTCCCAAGCTCACGACGTGCTAGGGAAACTCATCTCGGAGGATGACCTTGGTTTCTTCTCGGGCGTGTACTTTTCCGAGTTGGCCCCCATCGCCGACCTGATGGACTCGGCGATCTACGCCCAGCGATGTCGCGACTATTATCGTAGCCCCGGCAGTGCTGCAGCTGCctttgccgctgcggccgccggtgTGGCCGCTCTGGGGTCTTTTCTGTCACCCGACAGACACCCGCGGGAGTCCGAGATGGTGCAGTACGCCAAagccatcctcgacgacccggcctCGATGCGCATGCCGTCCGTCGACTACATCGTCGCGTGGGGTCTACGAATGTTGTACCTACGGGCCACAGCCTTCCCCAATAGTGCCTGGATCGCGTCGTGCACCGTCATGCACCTTTGTGAGGCAGTAGGGCTTCACGAGGAAGACAACATCAAGAAGATGGCGTCCGTCTCCGACGCCGCGACCACGGGATATGACGCAGACCGACTGAGGCGGATTTTCTGGACCGCGTGGGCAGGGCACAATATCCTGTCCTACGAATACGATCGTTCGCCTGTGCGATTCAGGGCACTAACTTGCCAGGCCATCGTCCCCGCCGCAGGGTCCGTCGCCGATCAGTTTGTACGAATAGCCCAGGTCATCCCGGCACCCAATTCCCCGTTCCGTCTTGAATGCCAGCAGCCTCTAGCATCTCCGAGGGAAGAGCTGTTTGAGCGCATCAAGGCATTGAGCAAACTCGAGTGCACCCATCCATTCTTGGTCATGACCAAAGCCGACCTCGCTTTTTGTTTCTATCGGCGCATTTACCAGCTCAAGATGGATATAACCGACGAGATCATCCAGCTCATCATTGAGAGCGGCAACGCAGCCGTGGGAgcggccgagcagctggctggccagggTCGTCTATTCTGGAACGTCATTGGCAGCGTATTTCACTACACCTGCGTCCTGTTAGCCATAGACACGCCTGCCGCCTCTATGCACATTGCCGCTGCCTTCAAGGGCTTGGAGAAGCTCGTCGTAGCTGCTGACACGGGACTAACGCGCGAGGCACTATCGATGGCGCGACACCTGCTCAGCCTCAAGAAAGATAAGAAGCGAAAGGAGCTCGCTCAGCTGGAAGCTGTCGAAGCGGGCTATCAACTCTTCGAGGAGCCCTTGGAGGAGTCCGAGGCCGTTGTGACGGCGCCGGAGATGGGCTGGGGATGGGACTGGAGTCAGTTCCTCGTCGAGCCATATCTGTCGATGCTTGGCTCTGACGTTCAATTGTAG